The following coding sequences are from one Megachile rotundata isolate GNS110a chromosome 13, iyMegRotu1, whole genome shotgun sequence window:
- the LOC100882497 gene encoding adipose-secreted signaling protein, whose translation MGDKEQHHVHFSGGSGLGKDNNIMIQPQRHGQIDAHLGFLQLHHRYHVEFSIPWNECTHRNGKNNPPAIATGPPNPNCRIIELKQEKDGLKLKIEFLAYKEKILKEEVQIMCCKEGTPLHIQLNTRVLGKDKGTPLLRNGIHNIGVDKANMDEVRSGRSSRG comes from the exons ATGGGAGATAAAG AGCAGCATCACGTACACTTTAGCGGGGGAAGCGGTCTCGGGAAAGATAACAATATTATGATACAACCGCAACGACATGGACAAATAGATGCACATCTTGGATTTTTGCAACTTCATCACag ATATCACGTGGAATTCTCGATTCCGTGGAATGAATGTACACATAGAAATGGAAAGAATAACCCTCCAGCAATAGCGACAGGACCCCCTAACCCTAATTGTCGCATTATTGAATTGAAACAAGAAAAAGATGGCCTAAA GTTAAAAATAGAGTTTTTAGCGTATAAGGAAAAGATTTTGAAGGAAGAAGTGCAAATAATGTGTTGCAAGGAAGGAACCCCATTGCACATCCAACTGAACACCCGCGTTTTGGGAAAAGACAAGGGTACACCGTTGCTGAGGAATGGGATACACAACATTGGCGTGGACAAAGCGAACATGGATGAG GTGAGGAGTGGAAGGTCAAGTAGAGGTTGA
- the LOC100883643 gene encoding uncharacterized protein LOC100883643: protein MQCLLMILCVIRMTVASETVQEERVKGLVRDWAPLVWLAPGELFLPLGVPEFLENMQSDDDYLRTRIDVETLLKNRSSFLYGRKPAGTVPVYTVIKSCTTSEISTDTINSKTIRDERKSRRKGRTLIVARNALQVDDFGSMILTNDLPGTILNGGTKAGVEKPGDSDKKNKKGNRSRKLHFHVTYWMFYPFSEGKAVCVLDLGFFGSWPIPTVGGMCFGILKEYGSHVGDWEHMSLYFKDAHYPSAMYVSAHDAGAFYRYDLRSGTFVYESQETRKGIFQKPIFPERVFTAGGSHPILFSARGSHGLWTAPGKHKFVRLPRLYDESGFGTAWPTWKKMEMLLKEDNGILPTWMTFKGKWGNPKSNCHPLARLGFNICEFVDGPTGIPMKRSSFRC, encoded by the exons ATGCAGTGTTTGCTGATGATATTGTGTGTTATTCGTATGACCGTGGCTTCAGAAACTGTCCAGGAAGAACGAG TAAAAGGGTTGGTACGGGATTGGGCACCTCTGGTATGGCTTGCACCTGGTGAGCTGTTCTTGCCACTTGGAGTACCCGAGTTCCTTGAAAACATGCAATCGGACGACGACTACCTTCGCACTAGAATCGACGTAG AGACACTGTTGAAGAACCGATCATCGTTCTTGTACGGCCGGAAGCCGGCAGGTACGGTTCCAGTTTACACTGTGATCAAGAGCTGCACCACGTCAGAAATTTCTACGGACACGATCAATTCAAAAACCATCAGAGACGAAAGAAAGTCGCGAAGAAAAGGAAGAACGTTGATAGTAGCAAGAAATGCGCTTCAAGTCGACGATTTCGGATCGATGATCCTCACCAATGATCTGCCGGGAACAATTTTGAACGGCGGCACCAAAGCTGGTGTGGAG AAACCAGGGGATTcagataaaaagaataaaaaagggAACAGGTCCCGGAAGCTACACTTTCACGTGACCTATTGGATGTTCTATCCGTTTAGCGAGGGAAAGGCAGTTTGCGTTCTGGATCTCGGATTTTTTGGTAGCTGGCCGATACCGACTGTGGGCGGTATGTGTTTCGGAATACTCAAAGAGTATGGCAGTCATGTGGGCGATTGGGAGCACATGAGCCTTTATTTCaag GACGCCCATTATCCTTCGGCGATGTATGTATCCGCTCACGATGCAGGAGCGTTTTATCGTTACGATCTGCGAAGCGGTACCTTCGTATACGAGAGTCAAGAAACGCGAAAAGGCATCTTCCAGAAGCCTATATTCCCCGAAAGAGTGTTTACTGCCGGCGGTTCTCATCCGATACTGTTCAGTGCCAGGGGATCTCACGGGTTGTGGACAGCACCGGGGAAACACAAATTTGTCAGATTGCCACGGCTTTACGACGAGAGCGGTTTTGGTACGGCTTGGCCTACGTGGAAGAAGATGGAAATGTTGCTGAAAGAGGACAACGGCATCTTACCCACCTGGATGACTTTCAAAGGAAAGTGGGGTAATCCTAAAAGTAATTGTCATCCCTTAGCCAGGCTTGGTTTTAACATTTGCGAATTTGTTGATGGACCAACAGGTATACCCATGAAACGATCGAGTTTCCGTTGCTGA
- the LOC100882387 gene encoding uncharacterized protein LOC100882387 isoform X2 — translation MAYPGLACVLIGITVATILYYMFGNDERDAYTYERDRYRDTMRESQRENGYNSGFHRRNISHNTDFDDCTICLTPLGAGRKIVLKACNHAFHKNCIDEWKRLEQKTN, via the exons ATGGCTTATCCGGGTTTAGCATGTGTATTAATCGGAATTACTGTAgcaactattttatattatatgtttgGAAACGACGAACGTGATGCATATACGTATGAAAGAGATAGATACAGAGATACAATGAGAGAATCACAAAGAGAAAATGGCTATAATTCAGG CTTTCATCGTAGGAACATATCACATAATACAGATTTTGATGATTGTACGATATGTTTAACACCTTTGGGAGCTGGGAGAAAAATTGTGCTCAAGGCTTGTAATCAtgcttttcataaaaattgtatcgatGAATGGAAACGACTTGAG CAGAAGACAAACTAA
- the LOC100882387 gene encoding uncharacterized protein LOC100882387 isoform X1, whose translation MAYPGLACVLIGITVATILYYMFGNDERDAYTYERDRYRDTMRESQRENGYNSGFHRRNISHNTDFDDCTICLTPLGAGRKIVLKACNHAFHKNCIDEWKRLEKSCPNCRSHIE comes from the exons ATGGCTTATCCGGGTTTAGCATGTGTATTAATCGGAATTACTGTAgcaactattttatattatatgtttgGAAACGACGAACGTGATGCATATACGTATGAAAGAGATAGATACAGAGATACAATGAGAGAATCACAAAGAGAAAATGGCTATAATTCAGG CTTTCATCGTAGGAACATATCACATAATACAGATTTTGATGATTGTACGATATGTTTAACACCTTTGGGAGCTGGGAGAAAAATTGTGCTCAAGGCTTGTAATCAtgcttttcataaaaattgtatcgatGAATGGAAACGACTTGAG AAATCATGTCCAAACTGTAGAAGTCACATTGAATAG